In Arctopsyche grandis isolate Sample6627 chromosome 13, ASM5162203v2, whole genome shotgun sequence, one DNA window encodes the following:
- the LOC143921114 gene encoding V-type proton ATPase subunit e 2-like, whose protein sequence is MGASAIAFIVFTVIWGVVGIVLPIIAPKGPNRGIMQVILMLTGATCWLFWLCCYMAQMNPLIGPKLSNHTVLMIAREWGNTIPM, encoded by the exons ATGGGGGCTTCAGCCATAGCTTTCATCGTATTCACGGTCATATGGGGTGTTGTGGGAATCGTTCTGCCCATCATCGCCCCCAAGGGCCCCAATAGAGG AATTATGCAAGTGATATTGATGCTAACGGGGGCGACTTGTTGGCTTTT TTGGTTGTGTTGTTATATGGCACAAATGAACCCATTGATCGGGCCGAAACTCAGCAATCACACAGTTCTCATGATAGCTCGGGAATGG ggAAATACTATTCCAATGTAA
- the LOC143921116 gene encoding uncharacterized protein LOC143921116 — protein MDIMDVSREFVALWTKQYIAMLQIQFPEFFRSAITLLKTYALNTPVERVHRLISQKYFTEEQQNKDEVRCEVLYNPPPGMHCADIIIIHGLHGSTYKTWRQGVYKCDEVKKFQLRQHIPVSSEEEKRCSKCNLHKKSNNSYIETKNFKSQFNDSVEENKLNYKSQGSEKSQANQNLFESFETNALYDMNNLMIDDDDILYSNINLIRNSFCSSKADFGERIEALTDGIAQSDSNFLILEDGRSLGEDFCDCMFSRSTDSFRSGKSSKIFCDSNLTISNQFKYSNNRKRNALEELCLNCKKRQKLEASIPRLRKPNKVEENSITFESLSISDGFFEEFDKTYQRTRHDSYKYNDSVSNTRVIYEGNFISGGRRQSVHFCDDDEYSGEEDKFSNDFIEYQKAQQNDNYCDCMAKERNTSIFHEDMCLRYVDIYGNSPRLLKQIFFVIRFIFSFAKEAYSLYRKLWDYSNRSEELSNCWPQDWLPIDCPNARVISINYTTFLWNPIWSDRSQRKSLQEKSLEMARQLEKLDVGKYPIVWAAHSKGGLFVKQMFINSWCKNSGVSNSLFTNTNTMVFYSVPQHGSILAHFFTAPFVIPSIEITEIQTGSKMIRQLQMEFREALKASKESRITPPKIVSYTETIPTNMSGVLLQIVFPTSADLGVGELYGIPLDHRMICKFASRDSVLYKDLVQLVERAHKTKIV, from the exons ATGGACATCATGGACGTATCACGGGAATTCGTAGCACTGTGGACAAA ACAGTATATCGCAATGCTTCAAATACAATTCCCGGAGTTTTTCCGATCTGCCATCACTCTTCTCAAAACTTACGCTCTTAACACGCCCGTTGAACGAG TTCATCGTTTGATAAGTCAGAAGTATTTCACAGAAGAACAGCAGAACAAAGATGAGGTCCGCTGCGAAGTTTTGTACAATCCACCACCGGGAATGCACTGTGCAGATATCATCATCATACACGGACTGCATG GTTCCACTTATAAAACTTGGAGACAGGGTGTGTATAAATGTGATGAGGTTAAAAAGTTTCAACTCAGACAGCATATTCCAGTATCTTCCGAAGAAGAGAAAAGATGTTCAAAGTGCAATTTgcacaaaaaaagtaacaattCATACATTGAAactaaaaatttcaaatcacAGTTCAACGACAGTGTGGAGGAAAATAAGTTAAATTATAAATCGCAGGGTAGCGAGAAATCTCAagcaaatcaaaatttatttgaatcgtttgAAACGAACGCTTTGTACGATATGAATAACTTAATGATAGACGATGATGATATTTTATacagtaatataaatttaattagaaaTAGCTTTTGCAGCTCAAAGGCTGATTTTGGAGAACGTATTGAAGCATTGACTGATGGTATTGCTCAAAGcgattcaaattttttgatattagAAGACGGACGTAGTCTCGGTGAAGATTTCTGTGATTGTATGTTTAGTCGTAGTACGGATAGCTTTCGTTCTGgaaagagttcaaaaatatTCTGTGATTCAAATTTAACAATAAGTAACCAGttcaaatattctaataataGAAAAAGGAACGCATTGGAAGAACTTTGCCTAAATTGTAAAAAGCGACAGAAGCTAGAAGCGTCGATTCCACGTTTAAGAAAACCCAATAAAGTTGAAGAAAATAGTATTACTTTTGAGAGTTTGAGTATTTCTGACGGATTTTTCGAAGAGTTTGATAAAACCTACCAAAGAACGAGACATGACAGTTACAAATACAATGACTCGGTATCTAACACTCGTGTAATTTATGAAGGAAATTTCATTTCTGGAGGAAGAAGGCAATCTGTACATTTTTGTGATGATGATGAATACTCAGGCGAGGAAGATAAGTTCTCAAATGACTTTATCGAGTATCAAAAAGCTCAACAAAATGATAACTATTGCGATTGTATGGCAAAAGAAAGAAATACCAGTATTTTCCATGAAGACATGTGCTTAAGATATGTGGACATCTACGGCAACAGTCCTCGGCTGTTGAAACAAATTTTCTTcgttattagatttattttctcGTTTGCCAAAGAGGCCTATAGCCTGTACAGGAAGTTGTGGGACTATTCGAACCGCAGCGAGGAACTATCCAATTGTTGGCCTCAAGATTGGCTTCCGATCGATTGTCCAAATGCAAGAGTCATTTCCAttaattatacaactttcttgtGGAATCCGATATGGAGTGATCGTAGCCAGag aaaatcttTGCAAGAAAAGTCTTTGGAAATGGCTCGACAATTAGAAAAATTAGATGTCGGTAAATATCCCATCGTTTGGGCAGCTCATTCAAAAGGAGGCCTCTTCGTCAAGCAGATGtttataaatt CTTGGTGTAAAAACAGCGGAGTATCCAATAGTCTCTTTACAAATACAAACACGATGGTTTTCTATTCGGTGCCACAGCATGGTTCAATTTTGGCGCATTTCTTCACAGCTCCTTTTGTTATACCGTCGATAGAAATCACAGAGATACAAACTG GCTCAAAAATGATTAGGCAGTTGCAAATGGAGTTTCGAGAAGCTTTGAAAGCCTCAAAAGAAAGCAGAATCACACCACCGAAGATAGTGTCGTACACAGAAACGATACCGACAAATATGTCAGGAGTATTACTTCAGATCGTTTTCCCTACATCTGCTG ATCTGGGAGTTGGAGAGTTGTACGGTATACCTTTGGATCATAGGATGATTTGCAAGTTTGCATCCAGGGATTCTGTGCTGTATAAAGATCTCGTGCAGTTGGTGGAGCGGGCACACAAAACGAAAATCGTATAA